Proteins encoded together in one Anaerolineae bacterium window:
- a CDS encoding gliding motility-associated C-terminal domain-containing protein — translation MKKHLFIVAAILAFLLPGLPGRIFGAENVIKIEKVAVTPFGTFTVGDISIDVTRLISDRLIKNEFNVISQNILENFLIKRRIRGIEFLDRPTIREMGAVLKADVLILGSVDLIENDENPQVVMNAKMINCSDASVVWANSISRTGDDFVTFLGLGRITSLKKLVEITAEELLSNLPSTIDPAGASVTPIEISHAGFFPDVLRSGNSTRVSIEVREITGKLLDIKAFVLDSEINLETEDGRWYTGIISAPAIDGVYPLKIYISDQQNKLFIIDSAATLTVHNRPPEIALSFPQRLVSPNNDGINDYIQFFPELLNPIILESWEVKIIDEAGNVVRSEGGFGALPAGFVWRGENNQYKTVKDGTYFCQLFVEDKAGNRTFTAKENIVVDRTSPEVAVFLTEENEESLTLSLEIKDISEIADWGVIVYDRTGSEEGRFEGKGDIPATMVFPVKTKQNKGLNLEGEGQLAYSLEVRDIAGNRLQLVKQPLKMLKPEATEVEPEKKTDEWVEDF, via the coding sequence GTGAAAAAACACTTATTCATCGTAGCAGCTATTTTAGCCTTTTTGCTTCCAGGGTTGCCTGGTCGCATTTTTGGGGCAGAGAATGTGATAAAAATAGAGAAAGTGGCTGTGACACCTTTTGGCACATTTACCGTTGGAGATATTTCCATTGATGTGACGCGTCTTATATCGGATCGTCTCATAAAAAATGAATTCAATGTTATTTCTCAGAATATTCTGGAAAATTTCCTTATCAAAAGAAGAATCCGCGGAATAGAATTTTTAGACAGACCGACTATCAGAGAAATGGGCGCTGTTTTAAAGGCAGATGTCCTGATATTAGGGTCTGTTGATCTCATTGAAAATGATGAAAATCCACAGGTAGTCATGAATGCCAAGATGATCAATTGTTCTGATGCTTCTGTTGTCTGGGCTAACTCTATTTCACGCACCGGGGACGACTTTGTCACATTTCTCGGCCTGGGCAGGATAACTTCTTTAAAGAAGCTGGTAGAAATCACAGCGGAGGAACTATTAAGCAACTTGCCGTCTACCATTGATCCTGCCGGCGCATCCGTAACTCCGATTGAGATTAGCCATGCAGGTTTTTTTCCTGATGTGCTAAGAAGCGGCAATTCAACACGCGTCTCAATAGAGGTCAGAGAGATCACCGGAAAGCTGCTGGATATCAAGGCATTTGTTCTTGATAGTGAGATTAACCTTGAAACCGAGGACGGAAGGTGGTATACTGGAATTATTTCAGCTCCGGCCATTGATGGAGTCTATCCGCTGAAGATTTATATATCGGACCAGCAAAACAAGCTTTTTATTATAGACTCCGCGGCCACTCTGACTGTTCACAACAGACCACCCGAAATCGCTCTTTCGTTTCCGCAAAGGCTTGTATCTCCCAATAATGACGGCATCAATGACTATATTCAATTTTTTCCTGAACTCCTGAACCCAATCATATTAGAAAGCTGGGAGGTTAAGATTATAGATGAAGCCGGCAACGTAGTGAGATCGGAAGGCGGCTTCGGCGCTCTGCCCGCGGGTTTTGTCTGGCGGGGTGAGAATAATCAATACAAGACTGTTAAAGATGGAACATATTTCTGTCAATTATTTGTGGAAGATAAGGCGGGCAACAGGACGTTCACGGCAAAGGAGAATATCGTGGTTGACAGAACTTCGCCCGAGGTTGCCGTTTTTCTTACAGAGGAAAATGAAGAAAGCCTTACCCTGTCGCTGGAAATCAAAGATATAAGCGAAATAGCTGATTGGGGAGTCATTGTTTACGACAGGACAGGCTCTGAAGAAGGAAGGTTTGAGGGCAAAGGGGATATCCCGGCAACCATGGTCTTCCCGGTTAAAACAAAACAAAACAAAGGCCTGAACCTCGAAGGAGAGGGGCAACTTGCGTATTCGCTTGAAGTAAGAGACATAGCCGGAAACAGATTGCAACTTGTAAAACAACCCTTAAAGATGCTTAAGCCTGAAGCAACCGAGGTTGAGCCTGAGAAAAAAACAGATGAATGGGTTGAGGATTTTTGA